The uncultured Sphaerochaeta sp. genome includes the window TCAGACAAGGTTCTCGAGACCGAACTAACCCATGTCGAAGAGCAAGTGAGAAGCATGATCGACAAGGAGAACAACATTCTTATGCCTATGCTTCAGGGTTGCATGGATAAAGATGCCTGGTTGATTGTTGCTCGAGATAGTGCTGACATCGGATACTGCTTTAATGGTGGGATAGAAGGTGCAAGCCCCTCAGATGCAACCACGTGGTACCGCTGGAATGCAACCATGAGTGGAAAGGATGATTTTGCCTCCAAACAGGAGACAAGTGGAGAGGTTACGCTCCCTAGTGGTCATTTTACCCTGGAAGAGCTGACATGGATGCTGAATACCATGCCTGCTGATATCACCTTTGTTGGTGCCGATGACAAGGTCCGTTTCTTCAGTGAGGGAAAGGAACGTGTATTCCCAAGAACAAGGAGTATCATCGGACGTGATGTTGAACATTGTCATCCACCAAAGAGTCTTGCTGTTGTAGAGAAGCTGGTTTCTGACTTCAAGGCAGGAATCAAGGACAGTGAGTCTTTCTGGATTCAGAAAGGTTCCAAGTTCATTTTGATCCGCTATTATGCAGTGAGAAACAACAACCAGGAGTACCTGGGTGTGCTAGAGGTGACGGAAGAAATTTCTGAGCTGAGAAGCCTGGATGGTCAGAAGACCTTGCTTGGTTGATCATTAGACCAATCATGTATTTGAAGAGCTACAGGGCGATTACTTGTTCTGTAGCTCTTTTTTCATCTTGTCGATGAATGCAATATAGGCATAGATCTGCCCTTGGATCTCGCTGTTCTTCAATTCCCCACGTCCAACCCAATCCTGTCCTTCATAGACCGTGAGATGGTGAAGCTCTCCTTCAATATCGATGAGAGACAGGGGAGCCATCTTCTGTCGATTCTCCAGGTACAACATTGTCCTATCATATGATTCGTGGAATACTCTCT containing:
- a CDS encoding DUF438 domain-containing protein, translating into MDEKKIQRLKTIIEKLHAGVSSDSVKQEFEAEFGTISAEDLAAAEKKLIEDGEIQVEQVQKLCDVHASIFGGSVEEIHGGKTIEQTPGHPAFVFLKENEGLLSFLDGAFSAAVKAYKQENNERTRADLLSALKSLSKLDNHYSRKENLFFPYLEKAGITAPPKVMWGVDDEIRDLYKLLIRTLESSDKVLETELTHVEEQVRSMIDKENNILMPMLQGCMDKDAWLIVARDSADIGYCFNGGIEGASPSDATTWYRWNATMSGKDDFASKQETSGEVTLPSGHFTLEELTWMLNTMPADITFVGADDKVRFFSEGKERVFPRTRSIIGRDVEHCHPPKSLAVVEKLVSDFKAGIKDSESFWIQKGSKFILIRYYAVRNNNQEYLGVLEVTEEISELRSLDGQKTLLG